In the genome of Leeuwenhoekiella sp. MAR_2009_132, one region contains:
- a CDS encoding FkbM family methyltransferase, translating into MIHIKRLVKKLFRRFGLKIIKTETKNYSDQNPFLTQYNLLENPEEEIIIFDVGAYVGEVTGFYRSLFPNAAIHSFEPFKESFEQLKVNTTGDANISLVNKALSNKSGKVLFNSNSFAQTNSLLDSDPNAKSTWSEGLFDTREKISIETITLDDYVKANAIKTLDILKMDVQGGEFKVFQGASKTLSQKRIKMIYTEISIMPSYQGQPQFDEILSLLRSYGFVLYNLYGNSTTEKGQLRQVDALFILKDLIEEK; encoded by the coding sequence GTGATACATATCAAAAGACTGGTTAAAAAACTTTTTAGACGCTTCGGTTTAAAAATTATTAAGACTGAAACTAAAAATTACAGCGATCAAAATCCATTTTTGACACAATATAATTTATTAGAAAATCCGGAAGAAGAGATTATAATTTTTGATGTGGGAGCTTATGTAGGCGAAGTTACGGGTTTTTACAGATCCTTATTTCCTAACGCAGCTATACATAGTTTTGAGCCTTTTAAAGAATCGTTTGAGCAGCTAAAAGTTAATACGACAGGTGATGCTAATATTAGTTTAGTAAACAAAGCATTAAGTAACAAAAGTGGTAAAGTATTGTTTAACAGCAACTCCTTTGCGCAAACTAACTCTTTATTAGATTCAGACCCTAATGCTAAAAGTACATGGTCAGAGGGCCTTTTTGATACCCGTGAAAAAATTAGCATAGAAACAATTACGTTAGATGATTATGTAAAAGCTAACGCCATCAAAACACTAGACATTTTAAAGATGGATGTTCAGGGAGGCGAGTTTAAAGTATTTCAGGGCGCTTCAAAAACCTTATCTCAAAAACGAATCAAAATGATTTATACAGAGATAAGTATAATGCCAAGCTATCAAGGCCAGCCTCAATTTGATGAAATTCTAAGTTTGCTTCGTTCGTACGGGTTTGTATTGTATAATCTATACGGAAATTCTACTACCGAGAAAGGGCAATTACGCCAGGTAGATGCTCTTTTTATATTAAAAGACCTGATTGAAGAAAAGTAA